Proteins co-encoded in one Colletes latitarsis isolate SP2378_abdomen chromosome 13, iyColLati1, whole genome shotgun sequence genomic window:
- the LOC143349573 gene encoding uncharacterized protein LOC143349573 → MGFVLDRQFARVERTSLWSSIGMLHIDVVFLVLGAFLLMSGLLPGDLAQWGTKASGGWWNELVAIGLFAILVGVFLIILNRVIAKKEENDLEEYVQRQLTRSRSGHRLERDAETGGLTTKHARRARQMQQVASSASIETENEKDSTSPPRSPPPAYSPPPTMNGDHQVVPSALYLEQITEEEIISDRVETSTTNSLSPGSPSETRELLQNPRYSKQNGNPQQAHRPLYVSRI, encoded by the exons ATGGGATTTGTGCTCGATCGGCAATTTGCTCGCGTCGAAC GAACAAGTCTTTGGTCGTCGATCGGGATGCTCCACATCGACGTGGTGTTCCTGGTCCTCGGTGCGTTCCTCCTCATGAGCGGGCTGCTGCCAGGAGACCTGGCCCAGTGGGGCACCAAGGCCTCCGGAGGCTGGTGGAACGAGCTGGTAGCCATCGGGCTGTTCGCCATCCTGGTAGGTGTCTTCCTGATCATCCTGAACCGAGTGATCGCCAAGAAGGAGGAGAACGACCTGGAGGAGTACGTGCAGAGGCAGCTGACCAGGTCCAGGTCGGGGCACAGGCTGGAGAGGGACGCGGAGACCGGGGGCCTGACCACCAAACACGCCAGAAGGGCGAGGCAGATGCAGCAGGTGGCTTCCAGCGCGTCCATCGAGACGGAGAACGAAAAGGACTCGACGTCGCCGCCTAGGAGCCCCCCTCCGGCTTACTCGCCGCCACCCACGATGAACGGGGACCACCAGGTGGTCCCCTCGGCCCTCTACCTCGAGCAGATCACCGAGGAGGAGATCATCAGCGATCGCGTCGAAACGTCCACCACCAATAGTCTCAGTCCCGGTTCACCCAGCGAGACCAGAGAATTGTTGCAGAATCCTCGATACTCCAAGCAGAACGGCAACCCCCAACAGGCTCATCGACCCCTCTACGTGTCCAGGATCTAA